A single Bacteroidota bacterium DNA region contains:
- the trmB gene encoding tRNA (guanosine(46)-N7)-methyltransferase TrmB, which translates to MVPKKKLIRFAENETFPNFFQPTYKELRNSIFPYKGKWSDDYFRNGYPLVLELGCGKGEYTVGLAPHYPDKNYIGIDVKGARMWKGCKTARDQGMANVAFIRTRIELIGFLFGPGEVSEIWLPFPDPRPKRYTIRRRLISPDFLELFKTILQDDHIIHLKTDNPLLFEYALRVISENMHELLFSTTDLYGTAPDEVAATIRTFYEDMFLKDGLKISYLRFRLKN; encoded by the coding sequence ATTGTGCCTAAGAAAAAATTAATCAGGTTTGCAGAGAACGAGACCTTCCCCAACTTTTTTCAACCTACATACAAGGAGCTGCGCAATTCCATATTTCCATATAAAGGTAAATGGAGTGATGACTATTTCAGGAATGGCTATCCTCTGGTACTGGAGCTGGGTTGCGGAAAAGGTGAGTATACGGTCGGGCTGGCACCGCATTATCCTGATAAAAATTATATCGGCATAGATGTCAAAGGGGCTCGGATGTGGAAGGGTTGCAAGACGGCAAGAGATCAGGGAATGGCCAATGTAGCCTTCATACGCACCAGGATCGAGTTGATAGGATTTTTATTCGGCCCTGGCGAGGTCAGTGAGATATGGCTGCCATTCCCTGACCCCAGGCCAAAAAGATATACCATCCGGAGACGCCTCATCTCACCCGATTTTCTCGAATTGTTCAAAACCATTCTCCAAGATGATCACATCATCCATCTTAAAACTGATAATCCCTTGTTATTTGAATATGCCCTGCGGGTGATCTCCGAAAATATGCATGAGCTGTTATTTTCAACCACTGATCTTTACGGAACTGCACCTGATGAAGTGGCCGCCACCATCAGGACATTCTATGAAGATATGTTCCTGAAAGATGGGTTGAAAATTAGTTATCTTAGATTCCGATTAAAGAATTGA
- a CDS encoding MGMT family protein: MPEDISFFEKVYEVARLIPYGRVTSYGAIANYLATGGSSRMVGWAMNASHCADYNIPAHRVVNRNGLLTGKRYFGGPAVMQELLESEGIRVIDDQIVDFEKHFWDPAKELQ; encoded by the coding sequence ATGCCTGAAGATATCTCCTTCTTTGAAAAAGTCTATGAAGTTGCGAGGCTCATTCCTTATGGCCGTGTGACCTCCTATGGTGCTATCGCCAACTATCTGGCCACCGGAGGATCGTCCCGCATGGTGGGCTGGGCCATGAATGCCTCACACTGCGCCGATTACAACATCCCTGCCCACCGCGTTGTGAACAGAAATGGCCTGTTGACCGGTAAACGCTATTTTGGAGGTCCGGCCGTCATGCAGGAACTCCTCGAAAGTGAGGGAATCAGAGTTATAGATGATCAGATAGTAGACTTTGAAAAACACTTTTGGGATCCGGCAAAAGAGTTACAGTGA
- the kdsB gene encoding 3-deoxy-manno-octulosonate cytidylyltransferase — protein MKYIGIIPARYASTRFPGKSLAMINGKSMIQRVYEQASGSATLSYLVVATDDVRIEDHVRSFGGKVIMTSPLHKSGTDRCHEAIQKIVASDPVHNRFDVILNIQGDEPYLNPAQIDQVIGCFNNPSVTIATLMKKIDSSHELFDPNVVKVIIDASGNAIYFSRQPIPFLRDIKQTEWLQRHDFFKHTGIYAFRAEILNEIVKLAPSSLENAEALEQLRWLENNYSIYVQLTEYENISVDIPEDLSKFTNMS, from the coding sequence ATGAAATATATCGGCATCATACCGGCACGATATGCCTCCACGCGTTTTCCCGGCAAATCCTTAGCCATGATAAATGGTAAATCGATGATTCAAAGGGTCTATGAACAGGCTTCCGGCTCTGCCACACTGTCATACCTGGTCGTCGCCACCGATGATGTCCGTATCGAGGATCATGTCAGGTCATTCGGAGGAAAGGTCATCATGACATCGCCCCTCCACAAAAGTGGCACCGACCGCTGCCATGAAGCCATCCAGAAAATTGTCGCTTCCGATCCTGTTCATAACAGGTTCGATGTGATTCTCAACATACAGGGCGACGAACCCTACCTGAATCCCGCACAAATCGACCAGGTTATCGGATGTTTCAATAATCCTTCTGTCACTATAGCAACCCTGATGAAAAAAATAGACTCTTCCCATGAACTGTTCGACCCCAATGTCGTCAAAGTCATCATCGACGCATCCGGCAATGCCATTTATTTCAGCCGTCAGCCCATACCTTTTCTGAGGGACATAAAACAGACAGAGTGGCTTCAGCGGCATGATTTTTTCAAACATACAGGCATCTATGCGTTCAGGGCTGAAATCCTTAATGAAATAGTCAAACTGGCACCCTCCTCACTCGAAAATGCCGAAGCCCTCGAACAGCTCAGATGGCTGGAGAATAATTACAGCATCTATGTCCAACTTACTGAATATGAGAATATTTCAGTTGACATACCGGAGGATTTGTCAAAATTTACCAACATGTCTTGA
- a CDS encoding SPOR domain-containing protein codes for MRTIDHFVSDLLYEHECVIIPGFGGFITSYTPARIHPVHHTFSPPSKDVLFNTNLKRNDGLLANYIAEKEGISFTEALNHISTFTEVCHDTLRRNQSLVFENIGTFRLNAEGSIQFIPDTHVNYLNDAYGLTRFTSPAIKRQPVVHKQSAIRFTDRTHKSERGKPAKIIRQSAFLALPLLALLAWGYFNNQAITDFYTNYTGVVSFKKNPVKNSTEIPVSPKPAQNDETSFTYNSPFIKTPTTQSMTIQPAFTDKASVTSTGDKYYVMAGAFRDEKNALTLIENLKKKGYQPEMVDTTGSGLFRISYQMFTSKTAALEGLAVIKSSENPDAWILKK; via the coding sequence ATGAGGACGATAGACCACTTTGTGAGTGACCTGTTATACGAACACGAATGTGTGATCATCCCCGGCTTCGGAGGATTCATAACGAGTTACACTCCGGCCAGGATTCACCCTGTCCACCATACATTTTCACCTCCTTCAAAAGATGTCCTCTTCAACACAAACCTCAAAAGGAATGACGGGCTTCTGGCAAATTATATCGCTGAAAAGGAAGGTATTTCATTTACGGAAGCTTTAAATCACATTTCCACATTCACGGAGGTCTGCCATGATACGCTCCGTCGAAATCAAAGCCTTGTTTTTGAGAACATTGGAACATTCAGACTTAACGCTGAAGGAAGTATACAGTTTATTCCGGATACACACGTCAATTACCTTAACGACGCCTATGGTCTGACCAGGTTTACATCGCCGGCGATAAAACGGCAGCCTGTTGTACACAAACAGTCTGCTATCAGATTTACTGACAGAACACATAAATCAGAGCGGGGAAAACCTGCAAAAATCATCAGGCAATCAGCTTTTCTCGCATTACCATTACTTGCCCTTCTGGCATGGGGATATTTTAATAACCAGGCTATTACAGATTTTTATACCAATTATACAGGTGTGGTTTCTTTCAAAAAAAATCCTGTAAAAAATTCTACAGAAATTCCGGTATCACCCAAACCGGCACAAAACGATGAAACTTCATTCACCTATAACTCTCCTTTTATTAAAACACCTACCACCCAGAGTATGACAATACAGCCTGCATTTACTGACAAGGCTTCTGTTACATCCACCGGAGATAAATATTATGTGATGGCAGGTGCTTTCAGGGATGAGAAAAATGCGCTGACGTTGATTGAAAATCTGAAAAAAAAGGGTTACCAGCCCGAAATGGTTGATACAACGGGCTCAGGGCTTTTCCGGATCTCTTACCAGATGTTCACAAGCAAAACAGCTGCTCTTGAAGGGCTTGCAGTCATCAAATCTTCAGAAAATCCTGATGCCTGGATATTGAAAAAATAA
- a CDS encoding carbon-nitrogen hydrolase, whose protein sequence is MINVGIIQFSPVLGNLDKTIDKLKFLFKQIKSADLIVLPELANSGYNFTSKDQAFALAEETGHSRYLDFLQSTCNSLSTYMVTGFNEREGDKIYNSAILLGRNGIIGKYRKLHLFLNEADYFTRGNLGLPVFDLGDYKIGMLICFDWIFPEVWRILALKGADIICHPSNLVLPYAQKVVPAHALVNRVFTVTANRVGTEGDITFTGKSFIADTEGIVISMTSERKEEVIFATIDPREARDKMVTIRNSVLSDRRPEEYSDLIR, encoded by the coding sequence ATGATCAACGTCGGAATCATCCAGTTTTCACCTGTACTAGGGAACCTGGATAAAACTATTGATAAACTCAAGTTTCTTTTTAAACAGATCAAATCAGCCGATCTTATCGTCCTGCCTGAGCTTGCCAATTCCGGCTATAATTTTACTTCTAAAGACCAGGCTTTTGCCCTGGCAGAAGAAACAGGGCATAGCCGGTATCTCGATTTTCTTCAATCCACCTGTAATTCCCTGAGTACATATATGGTGACTGGCTTCAATGAACGTGAAGGTGATAAGATCTATAATTCAGCTATTCTTCTTGGCAGGAATGGGATTATCGGCAAATACCGCAAGCTGCATTTGTTCCTCAATGAAGCAGATTATTTCACAAGAGGTAACCTGGGTTTGCCTGTTTTTGATCTGGGTGATTACAAAATCGGCATGCTCATCTGCTTCGACTGGATATTCCCCGAAGTATGGCGGATACTGGCATTAAAAGGTGCTGATATCATCTGCCATCCTTCCAACCTCGTCCTGCCCTATGCACAAAAAGTGGTGCCGGCTCATGCCCTCGTCAACAGGGTATTTACGGTTACAGCTAACCGTGTCGGGACTGAAGGTGACATCACTTTCACCGGAAAGTCGTTTATCGCTGACACCGAAGGAATTGTTATCAGCATGACATCGGAAAGAAAGGAAGAGGTTATCTTTGCAACTATTGATCCCCGGGAAGCCAGGGATAAGATGGTGACCATACGCAATAGTGTTTTAAGCGACCGGCGGCCTGAGGAATATAGTGATTTGATACGCTAA